The Falco peregrinus isolate bFalPer1 chromosome 1, bFalPer1.pri, whole genome shotgun sequence genome has a window encoding:
- the SERPINA10 gene encoding protein Z-dependent protease inhibitor: MKTGVYLFLLSEMCVEFIKAGINLNIPKEENENNLLEGNKNVSISEELHYLENISKPFEDRGLEEFTLYNFTEKTANFGFNLYRKIAMTHDNNVIISPLSVSALMTAYTLAAKGETQRQIVKSLNLHALKDGVDRHHLPALFKQLKDNITMNEELLLVQGTLSFIQKDFRLKESFLNLSKQYFDMEFLRVDFQNFTQAKSVINQNINKRTKGKIPELFEDLDRQNKLLLVDYIVFKGKWVYPFNSKFTEMENFHINKYRSVKVPMMFKSGKVNSSFDENLRCTVIKLPYKGKAHMLIVIPEKEGDYISLEDHLTTELVESWLANMKTRKVDISFPKFKLEQKYKMKKLLHALGIKNLFTRTADLGHLTDQGYVAVSQVVQKAAIEVDEEGTEATAASGSEITAFTVPPVIKVDRPFLFMIFEETFKTLLFIGRVVDPTKM, from the exons ATGAAAACAGGAGTTTACCTATTTCTTTTAAGTGAAATGTGTGTTGAATTCATCAAGGCTGGCATAAACCTTAACATTCCAAAGGAGGAAAACGAGAATAATTTattagaaggaaataaaaatgtcagtatttctgAAGAGTTACATTATCTTGAAAATATCTCTAAGCCTTTTGAAGACCGAGGTCTTGAAGAGTTCACTCTTTACAACTTCACCGAAAAGACTGCAAATTTTGGATTTAACCTCTACAGAAAAATTGCAATGACACATGACAACAATGTAATCATCTCTCCCCTTTCTGTATCAGCTCTCATGACTGCATATACGCTTGCAGCCAAAGGGGAAACACAGAGACAAATAGTAAAAAGTCTAAACCTCCATGCTTTGAAGGATGGAGTGGATCGCCACCATTTACCAGCTTTGTTTAAACAACTGAAAGATAACATCACAATGAATGAAGAACTACTCCTTGTGCAAGGTACCCTTTCTTTTATCCAAAAAGACTTCAGACTCAAGGAATCTTTCCTCAATTTATCAAAGCAGTACTTTGATATGGAATTCCTGAGAGTGGACTTTCAAAACTTTACACAGGCAAAATCTGTCATAAACCAAAACATTAACAAAAGGACCAAAGGAAAAATCCCAGAGCTTTTTGAAGACCTTGACCGCCAAAATAAACTGCTACTTGTGGACTACATTGTCTTTAAag gCAAGTGGGTCTACCCATTTAATTCCAAATTCACAGAAATGGAGAATTTCCAcataaacaaatacagaagcGTAAAGGTACCCATGATGTTCAAGTCAGGTAAAGTTAATTCAAGTTTTGATGAGAACTTAAGATGCACTGTGATAAAGCTACCCTACAAAGGGAAAGCCCACATGCTGATTGTCATCCCAGAAAAAGAGGGAGATTACATTTCACTTGAAGACCATTTGACTACAGAGCTTGTGGAATCCTGGCTTGCAAACATGAAAACCAG aaaagtggatatttcctttccaaagtTTAAACTAgagcaaaaatacaaaatgaagaaattgcTACATGCTCTTGgaattaaaaatctctttacACGTACAGCAGATCTCGGTCATCTCACAGATCAAGGATATGTAGCAGTCTCACAG GTTGTCCAAAAGGCAGCAATCGAAGTGGATGAAGAAGGAACTGAGGCCACAGCAGCTAGTGGGTCAGAAATAACTGCATTCACAGTGCCTCCTGTCATCAAAGTGGATCGACCTTTCCTTTTTATGATTTTTgaagaaacttttaaaacattactaTTCATTGGCAGGGTGGTTGATCCAACAAAAATGTGA